From the Cyanobacterium sp. T60_A2020_053 genome, one window contains:
- a CDS encoding NDP-sugar synthase translates to MKAMILAAGKGTRVRPITHTIPKPLIPILQKPVMEFLLELLRQHGFDQVMVNVSHLAEEIESYFRDGQRFGVEIGYSFEGSIVDGELQGEALGSAGGIKRIQQFNPFFDDTFVVLCGDALIDLDLTAVVKKHKEMGSIATVVTKTVPKDSVSSYGVVVTDETGKILTFQEKPAVEEALSTEINTGIYIFEPEVIDYIPPNQKYDIGGELFPRLVELGLPFYAINMEFEWVDIGKVPDYWEAVRGVLSGDIKNVQIPGKEVKPGIYTGLNVAVDWDQVDITGPVYIGAMTRIENGAKIIGPSMIGPNCWICEGATVDNSVIFEYSRLGGGIRLVDKLVFGRYCVDKTGTAIDVKEAAIDWLITDARQYSTTSAATSKVISELISN, encoded by the coding sequence ATGAAAGCAATGATTTTGGCGGCTGGAAAGGGTACTCGTGTTCGTCCTATTACCCATACCATCCCTAAACCCCTTATTCCTATTTTACAAAAACCTGTAATGGAGTTTTTGTTAGAACTTTTAAGGCAACATGGTTTTGATCAAGTAATGGTGAATGTGAGTCATCTGGCGGAAGAAATTGAAAGTTATTTTCGTGATGGGCAAAGATTTGGTGTTGAAATCGGTTATTCTTTTGAAGGTAGTATTGTTGATGGTGAGTTGCAAGGGGAGGCTTTAGGATCAGCTGGAGGTATTAAACGGATTCAGCAATTTAATCCTTTTTTTGATGATACTTTTGTGGTACTTTGTGGCGATGCTTTAATTGATCTTGATTTAACTGCGGTGGTCAAAAAACATAAGGAGATGGGCTCTATTGCCACGGTCGTGACAAAAACTGTACCGAAGGATTCGGTTTCTAGTTATGGGGTAGTTGTTACTGATGAGACGGGTAAAATTTTAACTTTTCAAGAAAAGCCTGCGGTAGAAGAAGCTTTAAGTACGGAAATTAATACAGGGATTTATATTTTTGAGCCAGAAGTAATTGATTATATTCCTCCGAATCAAAAATATGATATTGGGGGTGAATTATTCCCTCGTTTGGTTGAGTTGGGATTGCCATTTTATGCTATCAACATGGAGTTTGAATGGGTTGATATTGGTAAAGTACCGGATTATTGGGAGGCGGTAAGGGGGGTATTATCGGGGGATATTAAAAATGTTCAAATTCCGGGTAAGGAAGTTAAACCGGGTATTTATACAGGGCTTAATGTGGCTGTAGATTGGGATCAAGTGGATATAACTGGACCTGTTTATATTGGCGCCATGACTCGCATTGAAAATGGAGCAAAAATTATTGGTCCGAGCATGATTGGTCCTAATTGTTGGATTTGTGAGGGTGCTACGGTGGATAATAGCGTCATTTTTGAGTATTCTCGTTTAGGTGGTGGTATTCGTTTGGTGGATAAGCTAGTATTCGGGCGCTATTGCGTGGATAAAACTGGTACTGCTATTGATGTGAAGGAGGCGGCTATCGATTGGTTAATTACCGATGCTCGGCAATACTCTACCACTTCAGCCGCCACGAGTAAAGTAATTTCGGAGTTAATTAGTAACTGA
- a CDS encoding alpha/beta hydrolase, whose product MTKKQWQILTLMTISVLTVIGINTEVMGAEDVVIRCGSFRMGISHKDIVTFAETGKKSGNLEIYFNATKQDPKIMQRVLKQNIPVDGVMLSKVLNHSWSSFLLNPLAEVITTPSDSASMQSLRGALVLSALNDNQLSILEIIENYPTAEVHLQGDKILETYQTLENIMGSIGKWGKEEK is encoded by the coding sequence ATGACAAAAAAACAGTGGCAAATTTTAACCTTAATGACTATTAGTGTTTTAACAGTTATAGGGATTAATACTGAGGTGATGGGCGCTGAAGATGTAGTGATTCGCTGTGGCTCGTTTCGCATGGGCATTTCTCATAAGGATATAGTTACTTTTGCAGAAACAGGGAAAAAATCTGGTAACCTCGAAATTTATTTTAATGCCACAAAACAAGACCCTAAAATAATGCAGAGAGTATTAAAACAAAATATTCCTGTTGATGGTGTGATGCTTTCTAAGGTTCTTAACCACTCTTGGAGTTCATTTTTACTTAATCCGTTAGCCGAAGTTATTACTACTCCTTCGGATAGTGCTAGTATGCAATCTTTGCGAGGCGCATTAGTTCTTTCTGCTTTAAATGATAATCAATTAAGCATTCTGGAAATTATCGAGAATTATCCTACCGCAGAAGTACATTTACAGGGTGATAAAATTTTAGAAACTTACCAAACTTTAGAAAATATTATGGGCAGTATTGGTAAGTGGGGCAAGGAGGAAAAGTAA